TGGATCATCGGCCGCTCGCGCGATGCGACGCGAACCGCCTCAGTTTGCAGCGGCGCCATGCTGCTGGCCGAGGCCGGCCTGCTCGACGGCCGGCGTGCGGTGACCCATTGGGGCCGCTGCGCGGAGTTCGCACGACGCTTTCCGGCGGTTCGGCTCGATCCCGACCCGATCTTCATTCGCGACGGCAATGTCTGGACCTCGGCCGGAGTAACGGCTGGCATCGACCTCGCACTGTCCTTCGTCGAGGCCGACCTTGGCCGGCGCATGGCGCTGGCGGTGGCGCGCGAGCTGGTCGTCTTCCTCAAACGTCCTGGCGGCCAGGCGCAGTTCAGCCAGACCTTAAAGCTGCAGCAAGGCGACGGGCGCTTCGACCGGCTGCATGGCTGGATCCTCGACAATCTCAGCGCCGATCTCTCGCTGGAGCAATTGGCCGACCGCGCCAATATGAGCCGGCGCAGTTTCTCGCGGCGCTATCAGGAGGCGACCGGCCGCACACCCGCCCGCGCCGTCGAGGAGATCCGGATCGAAGCGGCGCGGCGGATGCTGGAGCGGGGACAAACGGTCGGCCAGACGGCGCGGCGTTGCGGCTTCGGCTCGGAAGAAACGATGCGGCGCCGCTTCCTACGTGTCCTTGGCACCAACCCGCGCGACTACCGCGAGCGCTTCTGATCGCGACCGCTCGCGCCATGAAGCCGGGCTGAGCGACGTGACGCGCCGGAACTCGCGATTGAAGTTCGATTTGGTCTGGAAGCCGGATTCGAGCATCGCCGCGGTCACCGACATCTCGGTTTCGCTGAGCAGCCTGCAGCCTTCAGCAATGCGGAAATCATTGATGAACTGCGAGACGTTCTTGCCGGCCAGCCGATTGACCGCGCCGGATATCTGGCGGGCGGGAACGCCGGCGCGGCGAGCCAGCCGCGACAAGGTGAGATTTTCGTCGCGCGCCAGTTTCTGCTCGGCCAGGAGGGTGCGTACCCTGTCGAGAACCTCACGATCCTGCGCCGCCGTGGATGGTGCTTCGAGCTCCTCGGCGGCTTGGGATTGAGGCTGCGCGCGCGCAGCGGCGATGGCTGTCAGCCCGATGAGAAACAGGCCAAGAAAGTTCGCATTGCTGACGATGAAGGCCGCGTTCTCGCCTCTGCTCCATTCGAAATCCATCAGTATGGCGAGATCGAAGAAGGCAGAGACACAAAGCGCCAGGGCGGCGATGACGAGCGCGCGGTGCGCGGCGACCGCGCCGTCGAGCCGCGCCTCGTCCAGCGCATCGGGACCGGCGCGGCCAAGATCGAGCACTGCCAAGGCATAGCCCACAAAGATCACGATCATGGCGGCGTCGATCAG
This region of Mesorhizobium sp. M2A.F.Ca.ET.046.03.2.1 genomic DNA includes:
- a CDS encoding GlxA family transcriptional regulator, which gives rise to MRRIEILAYPDIQLLDVSGPLQVFASANDFRTQAGEAPAYDVVVVAASPRIRTSSGLVVEAAALPAHGTTIDTVIVPGGWGVNAACEDAELVQWIIGRSRDATRTASVCSGAMLLAEAGLLDGRRAVTHWGRCAEFARRFPAVRLDPDPIFIRDGNVWTSAGVTAGIDLALSFVEADLGRRMALAVARELVVFLKRPGGQAQFSQTLKLQQGDGRFDRLHGWILDNLSADLSLEQLADRANMSRRSFSRRYQEATGRTPARAVEEIRIEAARRMLERGQTVGQTARRCGFGSEETMRRRFLRVLGTNPRDYRERF